In Acomys russatus chromosome 28, mAcoRus1.1, whole genome shotgun sequence, the genomic window AGAGCTGTACTTATCAAAATCTACGATTTTAGAGTAGGcaactcagtgtttttttttttttttttcagtatgtatCATACAACAGTCAGAGAAGGGggagagcccccctccccccgccacattaagttgttgttgttgttttataacaTGCCAGGTATTAAGCCCAAGTGTTTTGCGCTGTTTAATTGTAGAATTCCTACCCCACCAAAACAGATACCCACCCTTCCCTGCTTAGCTTCTGGGGATCACATTTTCTATTCCTTTAGTTTTGCCTTTTCAAGAATATCATATAAATCAGATCACAgcaaatggtttttttttaatgactagcttctttcatatttttaaattaattaatttatttactttacatcctgattgcagcctcgctcctctcctcccagtctttccCACCTGACACAcatctcttcccagtcccccccccacctcacacacatctcctcccagtctccccttcCCTTCACTTTAGAGAAAGGGGGAGattccccatgggtaccaaccctcCAGCACATtaagttgttgttattattattttgacatGCCAGGGATTAAGCCCAGGTGCTCGTACATAACAGGCACAGCCTGTCCCCACTGCTGAGCTGTATCCTCAGTCCCAGTATGTGTGTGACCTTTGAGGTTCATCCTGTTGAAGCCGAGGGAACTCCCTGATTTTCTCCCAGGCATGATGTGCCCTTTGCTTTTCCTTCCGCTTGGATTCATAGAGCACAGCAATGTTGTGTTCCAGGGCAGGATCCCAGTCAGTCGTTAGCATCCACATGTTGTGATATAATGGACTCTTGGCTGTGGgcttaaaagaaatgaaatggccTTTTGGTTTCGCGCTCTGAAGAGCAAGGTCGAGAAGAGAGGAGACTGAGGTGTTGCCGCCATTTCTTCTTCTACCTACTTTTTCTGCACTCCTGGCAGAGCTTACAGCAGCGCCATGTTAGGCCAGAGTATCCGGAGGTTCACCACGTCCGTGGTCCGCCGCAGCCATTATGAGCAGGGTCCTCGGAAGAATTTGCCATTTTCTGTGGAAAGCAAGTGGCAGTTATTGGCTACAATGACTGTGTACTTTGGGTCTGGATTTGCTGCTCCTTTCTGTATAGTAAGCCAGCAGCTACTTAAAAAATAAGGATATTTATCCCAATGCTTTAACAGGATGAAGAATGTTTAAGAGATGATCTGAAAACTGGATTAAACTCTTGAGCTCTTAAACTACATACAGTTGTAAATaaactaatgaaataaatatttaatgcctcttctctggaaaaaaaaaaagaaagaaagaaatgaaatgcctTACCCTGTTTTCATATAGATACAAGTAGATTTTCCTACCAGAGATAAAGTGGGGGCAGGGAAACCATTATAAAAGTAGTTGTTCCCTCATATCTGACCAAGTGTCATAAAACAATAAATTGAGAGGCATTTATTAAGTCAACACTTTGATCAGAGAAAGATAAGACATTAAGCTGGATGTGCCTGAGTTTTCATGAACCACTTAGATTCTGTTTAGAAACAGTAAAGTATTACAGGACTTTGAAACTTTCATTTTGTGAGATGTCTATGGAAAGGTTATTATCAGGGTAACTCATTTCCTAGGAGGAACAAGAGTGAGTCGAGTGCACTCTGATGCTATGGGTCATTATGGTCCAGCCCTCGTCTCCATCAGAAGGCTGAGCTGGCTGAGAAATGAAATGGATGCCCCCCGGAGGAAGACATCAGACAAATGCTTGTCTGGGTCACACAAGTATGCAGTCTCCTTGGACATTGGCTGCAAAGTACTAACTGAAGGTCATGTGTCATGTGCTCAGATTCCAACCACACCCACAAATGCTAGTTATGGACAGCACATCCAACTTTCAAAGCAATGATCTAAACAGCCAtaaagggaggtggggggggaaaCCCAAGCGATTTAAGCagacataatttaaaacttttatgcTGTAAAATGTGGCACAAGAAAAGttagaaagtaaacagaaaagaaactgtcaTCAGATGACAGGTGTTTCTGTCTTAAATACATAGAAAGTGTGTAACACCAAAACTACATCCATcaaaaaagaggagacagaatgtGATGTTGGTGGCGATTCGGAGGAAAATCACAAATATTGGGATAGGAATTGCTATGGCTCCTTTTGAAAGGGAACTGTGGAAGAAAGCTGCTTGCCTTACGGCAACCAGGAAGCGGAGAGGCAAGAAGTCCCAAGGACACTCTACAAGCTCGTCCTCAGTGACCGCTCTCTCACCGACCAGGTCCACCTCCTAGTAGCCCATTCAGTATGATTTCATCAATGAAATAGCCTGCTGAAGTCAGTGCCCTCAGGACCCACCCACTTCtcaacagcgccaccagctgggtaTCAAGCTTTCAAGGCATGAGTCTTCTTTGGGGACTGGGAGGGGCTCTATCCAAACCACGGCCTTGGTACCTACACTGAGCTCTGCACTGATAGAGCATTTCTTTTGctaataaagatagatattaaaCTGAAATAAATGCAAGACTAGTAAGAATTGTGAAAGGGAAGTGTAggataaaataaaacaccaactagcctggtgtggcggcacacgccttcaatcccagctctctggaggcagaggcaggcaggtctcggaattcgaagccagcctggtctacaaagggagattAAGGATAGCCAGGAgtgatgcacagagaaacactgtctccaaaacaacaaaaagcactaAGTATATATCGACTGTTTAAATATCACGGAGGAAGCCATATTTCTCCTAACACAGGAAtggaaggcatggaggcaggaggcagagaaaagcttTGCAGTGAGGAGGTAAACTGAAAGGAAACCATCATGGCTCATTTCCAGATGCGGCTCCGAGTCTGCCAAGGGCAGGGCAGCTGAGCTGCTCATCAGGTTATGGGCCTTTCCGGACCTACCTCAGTAAAACTCCCATTGGGTTTTAGAACTGGGGAGAAGGGAGTAGAGGTGAGGAATTACAAAGTGGATTCCAGAGTGAAAAACGAGACAAGGGTGCTGACAGAtgaacaaaatgatttttaaaaaatattctaaggtAGGAGCCCAGGGCTTAGGTTTCACGGTAGAACTCTGTCTTTGGTTCTTTTTGCACTACATTTTGTACTACACAATGACAGGACATGGCCTTTCTTGTCAGTGCTGTAAGGGaagagagtttcttttcttggctCTTTTTCAGGTCATAGCTGAGGAAGCTATAACAAATAGATTTGCATACAAATTCAACATAAGGCTTGCGTATGTAGGATGAGAACCTTCATAAGGAGATGAAGACCCAAAGGCACAGAACGTGTGTATTTCTGTTGTGATTCACCAATGAGGAGGACAGGCATGAGTGGGCATGACTGAAGAGAGTGGGTGGTGTTAAAAATAGAGTGAgatgcaacagatctgatatggaaagatttattgtagaagcatggggagagacAAAAAGGGGGAGAAGCgccccagggggacagagagaaagacagagagacagacagagtgagtacaagagagagaaaaagagagtaagaaagagacaaggtggtAGGTTGGCCCTTTTATAGCCTGGCACATACCTGGCTACTACAAGCTAagcatcagaggttgctaagcaacccagAGGCAGCCTAGTGGATGGCTTGGGAACTAACATTCCTcctttttcctataattaaaaaaaaatggaaaaaaaaatgagctggtGTGGGGGTGCTGGCAAGGCAAAAATGAGGGTGTTGGGCTGCTTCTCATGCAAGACAAGTTATAAATGCAGGTTcgttggaagcagctcttggtcGCCATGCAAGGGGGTTTGAATAAACATGGCCCCGTAGACTCATGTATTTGtatgcttggcccatagagagtggcactattaggaggtgtggccttgttgaaggaaatgtGTCACAACAGAGACGGGCTTTGAGGTGTTCTATGCTCAAGCTACGTCcggtgtggcacacagtctccttctgctagcagtggatcaagatgtagagctctcagctccttctccagcaccgtgtctgcctgcacactgccatgcttcctgccgtgatgataacggactaaacctctaaacctGTAAGCCAGTGCCgtgttgccatggtcacggtgtctcttcacagctgtAGACAGGTATATCTCATTCCAGCAGGTGGCCAGCTGGAGTATGAAGCAGTGAAGGAAACATCTTCAGTGTTCAAAGCAATAAAAGAGCTCATTCTCAGCGGGTCAGTGTAAGCCAAAGCCCTCACTGCAGTGGTGGCCGTGTTCCCCCAAGTGTCTGGTTGACTTATACAAAGACCAGCTAACTATGGCCCGTGGTGCTCATAGAATGCTCCTAGGCCCTTCTTTCCAGTATGGCTGCTACTGACAGGGCTCTTGTGTTTTGTGATTTGTCATGTTGGGAATGTCAAGATAAGCAAGGCACGGACCTCGCCCTCTAGGACCATGTGGTACAGTGATGGAGACTGACAAATAACCAATGGTTACATATAGTGAATGCTGGGCGTTATGGAAACACACGGGTAGAGCAGCAGATCGGCCTTTGGAAGTGTGCTGGGAGGCAGTCAAGAAAGGTTTCCTGTATGGGGCAACAGCTGAGGTGGTTTATAGATGTACGTAGGAGCTGGCCACAGAACACACCCAAAGGGCTCTGTGCGTATATCGGCCACGTCTCCGTTGCTATAGAAATAGCTGAGATGACTGCCTTTAAAAGACCAACAGTGTACTTTGGTTCCCAGTTTTGGAGTGCTCTGTCCACAGTCAAGGCCTTATTGCCTTGAGCACGTGCAGTCACATCATGGCAAGAATGTGCTGTGTGGAGAAAACATGTCTCCAACATCCTGAAGACTCCACACAAGGTATAGCCCACCAGTAGTGCCCAGTGTGGGGGGGCCCAGCTGTTTATTACATGGGAGACATTTCAGATCCACCCAGATAGTGCACATGGTCTGACATGAACAGAAAGTGGGAACCGAGAAAGAGGCCAGCCTTTCTTCCATGTCAATATGTAAGACAAGTCTTGTTCCTAAACAAGTCAGTTTGTCTTTTGGGATAAAGACGTACTTTATATTGAGTTCTTTAACAAAGTTTTTATATTAGAAGGTTGTCTCTAAAGtactttattttaaactataaataaAGATACAATACCCTGAAACTATCCGTGCCACAATTAGAATATTCGAAGGTCATTTGAAAGGAGGTATAgaaatttaatatacatttagAGAGTGATTGTGGGGTGTGGCTTCACTGTGAGCTTGGATACCATTGCCAGCAAGCTTCTTAAGGATCACTTCAGAGGAAATGCAATTAGTGGCCACTTTGTGGTGATCACGGGTGTACACCCACAGGATGAATTGGAAATAAAACTGCTCTTATTTTAAGCAAATGGATATTTGTGGCTTGACATAAAATTTCCCATGAGAGCATCGCATACAGGTTTTCAACTTCCTGTGTGGAGGTAATGGAGCAAAGCTCTTTCTaattcctctcctcctcctcctcctcctcctcctcctcctcctcctcctcctcctcctcctctttagaATCTCCTAGATAACAGAGAGAGCAAGGAACACACGTACCAGCTTTGTCTCTAAGGAGCTCAGGAGACTGTGCAACCCTGAATTAGAATCTATGGGTTAAAGAGTGGCAAAGGAAAGTCATGGCCAAGTTTCTACAGCAACCCAAAAAGCCCTAAAAAGTATAAGAGCTTAAGAAACACAagagagttgggcatggtggcacacgcctttaatcccagcactgaggaggcagaggcaggtgaatcgctgtgagttcaagtccagcctggtctacaaagtgaggacagccaaggctacacagagaaaccctgtctcgaaaaaacaaaacaaagaaagaaaggaaggaaggaagaaagaaaagaaagaaagaaagaaagaaagaaagaaagaaagaaagaaagacagacaagagCCCAGGATGGGTGGGAGGCTAGGGATGAACTTAGGGAGTTCTGTCCACAGCACAGTTGGGCCCGTTTTCTCTGCCCCATTCCAGCCAGATGGCTAACCAGACCTCTACACCATGTGAAACATGAAGCTGCTCTCTGGAGAAACAACATAAGGAGCAATCAGACTGGGATTCAGACATGGGAGGCCAGAGATAAGCAGCCCTCATGAGAATAGAGGTAGGTAAAAGTGTGTCCATAGCACAGTGACTAACAAGACCCTAGCATGGAGAGTAGGACGGTGGGAGACCACCATCAAAAACCTGGAAAAGCCGAAGATGCTGACATTTGAAAGTATCAAACTAGAGATGGCTCCAGTGCTCTCCAATGCCCAGTCTCCCTTTACTTGGCTACTCGAACTCCACCATGTTTTGGCAAAGAGCATGATTGCCTAGCTAGAGACTCTCTTCCTAGACACCCACCAGAGAGCCGAGTCCAGAGCCTGCCACACTGTTTCCAAAGAAACCTGCTGGCCTTGTATTTTCACTCTTCCTCAATGGCTGGATGTGCTGGTGCTGAAGAAGCAGCCTCAACCTCAGCGACAAGGACAGCGCCCTAAGCTCCTGGAGCAACAGAGTAAAGGGAGAAGTGACTGGGCATGTAGCACAGCTCTGACTCCCAtcctgtcttggttagggtttccactgctgtggtaaaacatcatgaccaaaagcagcttgggggaaAATAGATTTTTAGCCTACATGTCCTTCTCATGGTCCATTgaaaggaagtcaaggcaagaagtCAGGGTGCGGACGTGGAGGCAAAAATAGAAGCAGAGGCCATACAGGAGCTGCTGCTTGCTGatttgctccccatggcttggtCTCTtaatacaactcaggaccaccagcttaGGTGAGGTGGGCCACATCAATCATAATCAAGACAATATGCTATAGgctgcctacaggccagtcttatggAAGCCTTTTTCTCAATTCCTAAttatttcctcctcccagatatatgtctaggtttgtgtcaaaatgataaaaaaaactaATCAGTATGTATTCATAGTACCAAATCAGAACCAGGCTGAGGGATAAAGTGAGTAAAGTGCCTACTCTGCAAGCGTCagttcctgagttcaagcccaagaACCCTCACCTATCCAACAACACACACGCAAAGAAGCCTAATGTGTGTACATGGTTGTAATCCTACTgttgaggaggcagagatggtaGATCCCTGGGTCTCACAGGTGCGTACTCAGCAAACTCCTGACCAATGAGAACAGGAGATGAATTATTCTTGAAGTTGACCTCTAGACTTCATATGAGtgagcacatgcatgctcacatgtgcacacacccccaTATGGGTACTCTCATAtacaaggaagaaagggagggagggaagaagggaagaagaaaggaagaaaaaagaaaggggaggaggatggaagaAACGAAGGGAAGGagcatggaaggaggaaggaagagagggagaaaggttTTGTAAGGATGAAGGAGCTGCCCTTTACATGTCCTGCTCCATCCATTAACTTATGTAGtgttaaagtagaaataaaaggcTGACCAGTTTGAGTCACTGTGTTTCTTGGCATGTTTGTTGTAGCAACTCAGCTTGTAAAGTAAGTGAtgggaagtgggaggcaggggcagtaTGGCTAGTGTTGGGGTGCTAAAGAAGATGGTAAAttcaaggtctgcctgggctacatagtgaaacagtgaatttgagactagcctggactacatagtgactctgtctcaagaaaaccaaatgtcttattaatttaaaaaaaaaaaaactgtaaacaaCTCTTGGCTTTCCCCCCCAAATACTCTCTGATGAAACCTACCAGTTCCTACCATGTGCTAGCTTAGAGTCAGATTCCTAGTGACTCGTTATTAAATATGAATGACCAACCAAGCATCGTCGTGAGGCTTTTGATGAAAGCATCAAGCATGAGAGGCTGAAGGCAGAGAGGAGCAGAAAAGGGAGCTCAAAGGAATCGGAATGCGGGGAGCAGAGGAAAACTTCAAAGAGCACGGAGCTAAACCGTCCAAGACATAGGAAGAATATACTGGATATATGAATAAAGAGCAGgttgctgttcctgcagagaatAAAGAAAGGCTCTGAGAAATTAATCATTTAAGGAGCAGATAAATCAGTATGGGTTTGGAAAATGAAGATGCAGAAAGTAAAATGGATGAAAGGATGGGTAACAGTGAgggaaaagtaagaaaagaataTTCCTGTAACCTCAACATTTAGAAAGATAGAAAACAGTAAAGGGAGGTTACAAAAAACTCACTAAGGTGGTTTGTATAGTGTGGACTTACGAGATATAAAAGTTGACTACACTGTTTCTGAATATTAAttcagaatattattttatttaaaggtaTAGTAATAATTACACTCCCTTGAGCACACATTAActtttgccttttgttgttgttttgttttgtttttcaggacagggtttctctgtgtagccttggctgtcctggaattcactctgtagaccaggctggccttgaactcactgagatcctcctgcctctgccacctgagtgctgggattaaaggtgtgcgctaccacgcctggctgcctATGTTCTTACAATACATTTAAGTTGTCATAAATCTTTCAAAAGCTCTGTTTATTTTTGCTGGACTACAAGCAACGTGGCCTtactggggagagagggacaTGCTGGAGACTCAGGGTCACTTAATATTTGGCCAGAGTTGATAAGTTCTGGAAACTTTAGAAGGTTTTAAAGCCAAAGAATAGAGCATGAAGAAGGTAGCCTTGCTCCCTTCAGTATTCTTACAATGGTGGTTCTCCAAAGCTGAGCATAGTGTTCACCTGCTGGCAGTGATGCTCTATTTCTGGGGAGTCTGGGTGGCTTCTGATGCCATGTCCTGAAATGGTCATAAGGAGCTGCACGTTTAAGAAAGCCTATTATATATtggctaatggacagctcattctccacatggggaggtgggaggagtgggtgactgcctctgacacgaactctagtgccctcgatttgatcactgcaccttaggggagaggtcctgtcggaactcagaggaagggaatccaggctatacagatgagacctgatagactgtggtcagatggtgggggagggggggagaaccCCACCTGTCAAGGGTCATGGGGAGGGGCatagaatggaaaaggaagggtaggaatgggaagataagagtgaggggattaccatcaggatgtaatgtgaattaataataataataatattttaaagcccATTATGCATTTAGCTGAAGACTTACTTAGTGGGATGCCTCCAAGACCCCCCCAGTTGTGGCTGTGCTGTCTTTCCTGGTTGTTAAAGTTCAAATGTGGCTACTCCTCACAGATCCCTCGTGTCCACGGTACATCCTTCTGTAAGTCTAGTCTGGAGGGCTGTTCCATGCCACTCGAATCCAGCCCTGAGTTTTCTTGCCTCAGGCAGCCTTCACTGCTTCCTGGCTCCCTCCAGGCCTTTTCTCACCTCCATGTCCTGTGTTCACCACCCAGAGACTTTGCCCTGGCTTCTGAACACCCTAtgtcttaatccattcttcaagACCAATTAGTTCATTTCCTTTCGGCCAGACAGCTTTCTTCATCTGGAGACAACAGTCCCCTCCTGAACTAACCACGCCATTCTCACGAAAGCAGTCACTACCCTTTCCTGTCCTAGGCCCATCTTCATCCTCTCCGGAATGTCTTTCTTATTGTGAGAAGGCAGTAAATAATTGCTGAGTGGGTGAAACGGCATCTAAAGGAGAGGACTGTGTACCTGTTACTGTTGGGTTTCCTTTGCTGGAAGTTTTATGACTTCTTTAGAATGTCTATGCAGAGTAATCTCTAAACCCAGGAAAGGTCACCCTGAGTCttatgtttataatatatttcattacaCGGCACACCTGCACTCCCGGAAATACAGCGTTTGCTGATTTTCTGGACCAAAGCTCGTTGGGGCTCCCAGTTGTATTTTAGCCACCCTCTTTAGTGTAAAATGGAAATAGTAGTTTTCCGCTTCCTGCACTGGCTTCAATTAATCTTCCAGAATTACTAGGGCAGGACTGTTTTGAGGCGCACTGTCCGGTTTGTTCTGCCACTGCAAACCAAGCTCCTATTGTAACTTCGACAGCCAGGATGAGTCACTGTCTTGGCTGGAGCTGTTTCCTGAAGTCAGGTCCAGGAGCAGAATGCTTAATGCTACCTCTGGCCCTATAATCTCTCCAACACGCAGCGCTGACTGCTCTATTTAGACGCTTCTAATGAATTGATGGGTTTGACAAGTTGCTTGCACTAGGGGTTgtaggtaattttatttttctgctttacaTCTAATTGCTTTATTCACTCCAAGAAAATTCAGGCTAAATACAGGCTTTGGGGTGTTCAGCGCCTTAATCTGTTAAGCCCAGCACCATTTGGCCTTTGATCTAGGACGCTGCTGatcaagagaaggaaagacaggagCCATTGTCTACGGCCTCCCTAGAGCTGTGACCCACCAACCCCAGCGCCTTGCCTCAGCTGGTGTTCTGCAGTGCAGCCCTCCACAGCGGGAGAGGAGACTGAGAGCCAGCCTCCTATCTCTGAGGCTAAACAATGCAGCgcttcctctcattctttccttttccatcGATCTGTGTTAAGAAAGGGGTATGGTCCCTCCAACCTGAAGTGAATGTCCATGCGGCCAGCAGCACACAGCTCCTGGGAGGCAGCCCTCCACCCcataccaccaccaacaccacagtCACATGTAGTCAGTCACACCGCTTGTACAGCCCCTCAGAGCAACTGCCAGAGGCAGAATTCTGGGTCGGATATTCCAGGGGCTGTTTTCTCTTTACTGGAATTGGAACCCTGTCCAAAGTCAGCCCAACGGTGCCTGGGCCTGACCTGGCTCCTCTGCAGAAGTTCGATCACAACATAACCACCTCCTGGGCTCATGTGAACCGTGCATGCTGGCACCACTCAGTGCCTGTAGTTGGGGTAGCCAATCACGGAGAGGAATTTTGCATCGTGACCGGGAAATGTTAAGCTTTGGTCAGTAAAGAAGGTAAGCGtgtagaaggagaaggaaagggactgCACTTGCCCCCCTGAAATGGCACGGGCAAGACACAGATGTCATCTTGTGACTTTTGCTTCTAGAGCCTTTTTCTCTCTATAAGGTCTTCTATAATGGCGTCTCCTCTGCAGTGTCATGGTTTCTGAATTCTGTCTTGAAAGCAACAGAGTGATTTAGAGTGGACTTCTGGCATCCTGCTCCTGCATCTGTGGTTTAATAAACTTGGCTGACTGTGACAGGAAAAGGTTTCGTTATGGTAGGACAAGGACATTCCATATGAGTCAAGCTTTGTGTTGTGTGGCTATTGTCCTCCGTGAGAGTTGTGAGAGACATACGACCCGAGACCTCCTACTCAGGGCCTGCTCTCTCTGTTTCATAAGCTGACTGTTACAGCCAGGTGTGGATATATaggctatattttctttattctttgccAGTTTCATACATGTGAGCAATGTATCTTGACTCCCACACCCTCCTCTCTCGTCTCCAGGCATGCTCAACacatcccctctccttcttcatgTCCTGTCAccatcctctgtctctctctgtctctgtctgtctgtctctctgtctgtctgtctgtctgcctctctctctcactcactcactcataacTCACAGAGTTCAGTTAGTGCTGTCTGTTGGAGTGTTGGCTGATCTTGGCTTGCTCCTCTGTGGGTAGCCATGGCTCCATAGCTGCAGTGAATTGCTGAGCGCCATGGCCTCACTGTGTTCAGAAGACAGCTTTTCACAACATTCTTCCCCATATTCTGCCTCTTAAatcccttctgcctcttcttccttcatgTTTCCTAAGGCTGGAGGGAGCTAGGTATTCAGTGTAGCACTTTGTCCACTTAGGAATCTCTGCATTAACAACTGACCACTGCACTAATCTATGTGTATAAgcctaaatatatatttttggagatagggtctcactctgtagccctggctggcctggaacttactatgtagactgaGGTTGAGTTAGTCTTAAATTCACAACTTtctacctgcctgtgcttcctgagtgatggaattacaggtacACACAATCTTACCTGACTTAAAACATAAGTATGTAGAAGATAGTTTAGTCATATGTCTACTTAGCAAGAGCACAGTAGTTGGGTCCCTCAGAGGGTCTATGACCTCTGTCAGCCATGAGCTTTTGACCAGGGTTACAATGCATGAATTTCCTCCTATGCAGGTTATGCCCGTaacatctgtgccactattgcaccactgGGTGCATCTTGCCAGGTAGGTCAGTGTTGTAACAGGCAGTGTTTGATGCTGAATAGTATCAGTGATGGCTGTTCTCTTTCAGCAGCTTGCATGGTACCTTCTGGAACTATGGAAGCTAGCCTGCAAGGAGGAAGTTTTCAGgccagttccagcttgattttgCCATGGCAGATAGTCTCTTTTGAAGTCCATGAGTCCTGTTAGATCAGTCCTGTGTGGTGAAGTTCTTCTCTCCCCATAGCCTTTCTCCTTCCAGTTTTGCTTCCTGTGTCCTGGGTCTTTGTTTAGCTTCTTTCTGTGAGGGGACAGTTGTTGGTTACTGCTGAAGAACAGCCGTTTGGGCCTTCAGAGTTACAGCCTGTGGTTGGCATCCTGCTGCATAACTAGGAGAGCTGTTCCCACCCCAAACGTCCCAGGGGGCATCTGGGTCAGCTTTTGCCTGGATGACACACAGACAGAGCTTCAGAAAGTATCCTTGGAGGCTGAGGATTCTGAACATGAGTTTTCCCTGGCAGGTAAGAGTGGGTGAGGATTCTATGTAGTTCACCCAAGGAGGTGGATGAAACATCACGGCAGCACCAGAATGTGTTTAATCTTCCCAGGGACCATCTATGGGATGCCACTGGAGAATTTTTGCTGTATCAGCCTGACACAGGCTCTTCTTACAGACAAACAAGAACAGTACCTGTTTCCCACTGAACAGTCTTGAGGATGGCCAGTGCAGTTGGTTttcagagaacttttttttttttttttttttagtctatagGAAATAGCCTCAGAGTAATTCTGCTTGCTTTGAGTGAGCTGGAGCTACAGTTCAGCCATAAGTAGTCAACTGCCCATCTGGCTCCTGTCACACTTCAGATGAGTACGTGGTAGGTACAGAGAGACAAAGGACAGCCTGTTAGCCAAGCATAGCTTTTAATTGTATTAGTATATcgatttatgcagtgctggggatggaacctggggccatgtgcatgctggcCAAGTACCGTCCACTCAACTGAGTACCCCAgcagattgtttgtttgtttgctt contains:
- the LOC127211054 gene encoding cytochrome c oxidase subunit 7C, mitochondrial-like, which codes for MLGQSIRRFTTSVVRRSHYEQGPRKNLPFSVESKWQLLATMTVYFGSGFAAPFCIVSQQLLKK